CTGGTTTTCGACTTCGAGACGCTGAACCAGACCATCTTCTACAACGAGTACGAGCGCGTGGATTCCTTCTTCTACGGCATCCCGCTACGCTGGGAAGGCCTGCCACAGGGCCGCGAACTGGAAATCCTGGAAACCGTGCGCGACCTCGTGCCCGAGCGGGTATTCACCGAGGAATACCGGAACCCGGTCAATGGCGGAGGACGGGCACACCGCCAGAACATGCGCGAGGCATTGCAGCTGCTGCAGGAAGCCGGCTTCGAGCAGCGCAACGGCATGATGGTCAACAAGACGACCGGCGAGCCGTTCTCCTTCGAGTTGCTGCTCAACGGGCCGACGATCGAGCGGGTTGCCCTGCCCTTCGCCGAGGACCTGCGCAAGCTCGGCATCGACATGCGGGTGCGATCGGTGGAGCCGTCGCAATATGTGAACCGGGTCCGAAGCCGCGATTTCGACATGATCTATACCGGCTGGGCGCAGTCGCTGTCGCCCGGCAACGAGCAGTTCGATTTCTTCGGCTCGGAGGCCGCCGACCGCGAGGCGTCCCGCAACTATGCCGGCATCAAGGACCCGGCCGTCGATGCCCTGATCAGGCGGGTGGTCTTCGCGACCGACCGCGAGGAACTGGTGGCGGCAACAAGGGCGCTCGACCGGGTGCTGATGGCCAACCAGTACGTCATCCCGTCCTACACGTCGCGCAACGCGCGCATCGCCTACTGGGACAAGTTCGGCCGACCGGAACCGCTGCCGGAGTACTCGATCGGCTTCCCGACCGTATGGTGGTACGACGCTGACAAGGCCGCGAGGTTGCAATGAGGCCGGACCGCAGGCGCTTCCTGATCCTTTCCGGCGGCCTGACCGTCAGCGCCGCCTTCCCCGCCCTTCCGCGAGCGGAGAACCCGAGCGGGATCGAACTTCACGGGCTGTCGGCCTTCGGCGACCTGAAATACCCGCGCGGCTTTTCCCATTTCGACTACGCCTCGCCCGAGGCGCCGGATGGCGGGACATTCAACTTCCAGCCGGGATACTGGTACTTCAACCAGAACGTCCAGACCTTCAACACGCTGAACAGCTTCGTGCGCCGGGGCGACGCGCCGCCGCGCATGGAATACTGCTTCGACGCGCTGACTGTTTCGGCCTGGGACGAACCGGACGCCGTCTACTGCCACCTCGCCGAGAGCGTTACGATCTCCGACGACCGGAACCGCTTCACATTCAGGCTGCGCCCGGAAGCGCGCTGGCACGACGGATCGCCCGTCACCGCGCATGACGTCGCCTTCAGCTACGAAACACTGAAGGCACAAGGCAATCCCGAATTGTCCCTGCCGCTCTCGGTGCTCAAGGAGGCGGTCGCCGAGGACGAGGAGACCGTGACGCTGGTCTTCGACGGAACGCAATCGGCACAGGCCATCCTGGCGATCGCCGGTTATCCCGTCCTGAACGAGAGATGGTACGCCAACCGGCCCTTCGATGCCGCGACGCTGGAGCCGCCCCTCGGCTCGGGGCCCTACCGGGTCGGGAAATTCTCGGCCGGAAGCTACATCGAATACGAGCGCGTCGACGACTACTGGGCGAAAGACCTGGGCACCGCACGGGGGCTGGACCATTTCCGCACCATCCGCATCGAGTTCTACAAGGAACGCCAGGCGGCATTCGAAGCATTCAAGAAGGGCGCGATCACCTGGCGCCAGGAATTCACATCGAAGAGCTGGGCGACGGAATACGGGTTCCCGGCAGTCCAGGACGGCCGGGTGGTGCAACGGCTTTTCCCGCGGGAAACGCGGCCGAGCATGCAGGCCCTGGCGCCGAACCAGCGCCGCGCGCAGTTCCGCGACAGGCGCGTCCGCGACGCGATCGCGCTGTGTTTCGACTTCGACTGGACCAACAAGAACCTGTTCCACGGCGCATACGAGAAGAGCCACTCGCTGTTCGCGGGATCGGACTACGAAACCTCCGGCCCGCCGGATACCGACGAGCTGGCGCTGATCGGGAAACTGTCGGCCGAACACGCCATTCCCGAAGGCATCGAGGGCGACGCCTATCGCGAGCCGCCGAGCGACGGATCGGGCCGCGACCGCAGACGGTTGCGCGCTGCCATCGGGCTGCTCGACGCGGCCGGGTGGAAGAATGACGGCGGCGTGCTGCGCAACTCCGACGGCGAAACGCTCGACGCGGAGATACTGATCCGGTCGAGCGTGTTCGAGCGCATCTACAATCCCTGGGTGGAGACGATGCGCGCGCTGGGGATCAATGCCTCGCTCCGACTCGTCGACCCGGCACAGTTCCAAGAACGTACCAACAGTTTCGACTTCGACATCGCCGGCTTCGCGCTGTCATGGACCGCGACGCCGACAAGGTCCGGACTGGAAGGCGTGCTCGGCAGCAAGGCGGCGCAGGAGGAAGGTTCGAAAAACTGGACCGGAACGGCCGACCCGCTGATCGACGCCATCATCGCCGAGGTCGGCGCGGCGCGGACGCGCGCGGAACACCGCACCGCGATGCGCGTTCTCGACCGGGTCTTGCGCCTGAGGCGAGACTGGATTCCAAATTGGACATCGGCGAATCACCGTGTCGCCTACTGGGACATGTACGGCTTCAAGGAACCGAAGCCCGATTACTTCTGGCCGGTGGAGCGACTGTGGTGGACCGACCGGGCAAAAGCTGAGGCGCTTGGAAAGGCTTGACGTGAAAGTGACACACCGCGGGGGAGCCGCCTGATGGGGGCATACATCCTGCGAAGACTGCTGCTGATGATCCCGACCATCCTCGGGATCATGGCGATTTCCTTCACCGTCATCCAGTTCGCCCCCGGCGGACCGGTGGAACAGGTGATCGCGCAGCTGACCGGACAGGGCGGCGACGCAACCGACCGGATTACCGGCGGCAGCGGCGACTTCGGCGCCCAGGAGGAGTTCGGCTCGGACCTCGCCAGCGGCAACGAGATCTCCTCTAAGTATCGCGGCGCGCAGGGACTCGACCCGAAGTTCATCGCCGAGCTGGAAAAGCAGTTCGGCTTCGACAAGCCGCCGCTGGAACGCTTCGGCCTGATGCTGTGGGACTATCTGCGCTTCGATTTCGGCGAAAGCTTCTTCCGTCACATCTCGGTGATCGACCTGATCAAGGAAAAAATGCCGGTCTCGATCTCGCTGGGACTGTGGATCACGCTGATCTCCTACGGCATTTCCATCCCGCTCGGCATACGAAAGGCCGTCCGCGACGGCTCCGCCTTCGACGTGTGGACAAGCGGCGTGATCATCGTCGCCTATGCGATTCCCGGCTTCCTGTTCGCGATCATGCTGATCGTGCTGTTCGCGGGCGGATCGTTCCTCGACTGGTTCCCCCTCAGGGGCCTGACGTCGGACAACTGGTCGGAACTGTCCTGGCCAATGCGCATCGTCGACTATTTCTGGCACCTTGCGCTTCCGCTGACTGCCATGGTGCTGTCGGCATTCGCCACGTCTACACTGCTGACCAAGAACTCGTTTCTCGACGAGATCCGCAAGCAATATGTCGTCACTGCCCGCGCGAAGGGGCTGAACGAGCGACAGGTCCTCTACGGCCACGTGTTCCGCAACGCCATGCTCATCATCATCGCCGGTTTTCCCGGCGCGTTCATATCCTCCTTCTTTACAGGCTCGCTGCTGATCGAGACCATCTTCTCGCTCGACGGGCTTGGCCTGCTCGGCTTCCAGTCGGTCATCAACCGGGACTACCCCGTCGTCTTCGCGACGCTCTACATATTCTCGCTGATGGGATTGCTGGTCGGACTGCTGTCGGACCTGATCTACACTTGGGTCGATCCGCGCATCGACTTCGAGCGCAGGGACGTGTGACGATGGAGCAAACCGCCGCATTGACCGCACGGAGCGGACCGAAACCACGCAGGCGCCCTTTCCTGTCGCCGCTGAACCAGCGCCGCTGGCAGAACTTCAAGGCGAACCGGCGCGGCTACTGGTCGCTGTGGATCTTCCTCGCCCTGTTCATCCTGTCGCTCTTCGCCGAGTTCATCGCCAACGACAGGCCGATCCTGGTTTCCTACAAGGGCCAGTACCTGACGCCCATATTCAAGACCTATTCCGAGCGGGTGCTGTTTCCCGACGATCCGCTTGCGCTGCCGCGCATCGACTTCACCGACTCCTTCATACAGGAGGAAATCGCGGCCAATGGCGGATGGATGATATGGCCTCCGATCCGCTATTCCTACCGCACGGTGAACAAGGAGGTGCCGACCTCCGCGCCGTCGAAACCGGCCTTCCTGTTCGACAGCCGGGAGGAACTTTGCGTACGCTACCCGAAGGGCGCGGACGACCCGAACTGCACCTGGGGCAACTTCAACTGGCTCGGCACCGACGACCAGGCGCGCGACGTGCTCGCCCGGCTGATCTACGGATTCAGGATCTCGGTGCTGTTCGGCCTGATCCTGACGGCGCTCTCGGCGGTGATCGGCGTAACCTTCGGCGCGATCCAGGGTTTCTTTGGCGGATGGACCGACCTGATCGGCCAGCGCATCATCGAGATCTGGTCTTCCATGCCCGTGCTCTACCTGCTGCTGATCATTGCCGCCATCCTGCCGCCGGGCTTCTGGATCCTGCTCGGCATCATGCTGCTGTTCTCCTGGGTCAGCTTCGTCGGCATCGTGCGGGCGGAATTCCTGCGGGCGCGCAATTTCGAATATGTCAACGCTGCGCGCGCCCTCGGCGTGCCGAACCGCACCCTCATGTTCCGCCACCTGCTGCCGAACGCCATGGTGGCGACGCTGACATTCCTGCCCTTCATCCTGAACGGCTCGATCACAACGCTGACGTCGCTCGACTTCCTCGGCTTCGGCCTGCCGCCCGGCTCTGCCTCGCTCGGCGAACTGATCCTCCAGGGCAAGAACAACCTGCAGGCACCGTGGCTGGGTTTCGCCAGCTTCATCGTCATCTCGGTCATGCTGTCGCTGCTGATCTTCATCGGCGAGGCGACGCGCGACGCCTTCGATCCAAGGAAGACGTTCGCATGACGAATCCCCCTCTTCTCTCCGTTCGCGATCTCTCCGTCGCCTTCACCCAGGGCGGCGAGACGACCACCGCCGTCGACCGCATCTCCTTCGACATCGCCGACGGCGAGACAGTCGCGCTGGTCGGCGAGTCCGGTTCGGGCAAGTCCGTCTCCGCGCTGTCCGTACTCAAGCTGCTGCAATATCCGGCAGCAAGCCACCCGTCCGGCGAAATCCTGTTCGAGGGAAAGGACCTGCTGTCCGCGACCGAGAACGAGCTGCGCAAGGTGCGCGGCAACGATATCGCGATGATCTTCCAGGAGCCGATGACCTCGCTCAATCCGCTGCACACGGTGGAAAAGCAGATCGGCGAGACACTGAGGTTGCACGGTGCGCGCGACGTGGAGATCCCGTCCCGGACGCTGGAACTGCTCGAACAGGTGGGCATCCGCGACGCGGCCAAGCGCCTGAAGGCCTTCCCGCACCAGCTTTCCGGCGGGCAGCGCCAGCGCGTGATGATCGCCATGGCACTGTCCAACCGGCCGAAACTGCTGATCGCGGACGAGCCGACGACGGCACTCGACGTCACCGTGCAGGCGCAGATCCTCAAGCTGCTCGACGAGCTGAAGCGCGAGGAAGGCATGTCGATGCTGTTCATCACCCACGATCTCGGCATCGTGCGGCGCATCGCGGACCGCGTCTGCGTGATGACGGAAGGCCGGATCGTGGAGACGGGACCGACAGAGAAAATCTTCTCCGACCCGCAGCACGGCTACACGAAGCACCTGCTGGCCGCCGAGCCGAAGGGCAAGCCGATCCCGCTCAACGACAATGCCGAGACGGTGCTGACCGGCGAGAACGTCAGAGTCTGGTTCCCGATCCGCAAGGGGCTGCTGCGCAAGACCGTCGACAACGTGAAGGCAGTCGATGGTGTCGACGTGACCGTCCGCAAGGGCCAGACGCTGGGCATAGTCGGCGAATCCGGCTCGGGCAAGACGACGCTGGGGCTGGCGCTGACGCGGATGATCGCATCGCAGGGCAGGATCGATTTCGGCGGCCGTGAGATCAGCACCTACTCCTTCGAGGCGATGCGTCCGCTCAGGCGCGAGATCCAGATCGTGTTCCAGGATCCGTTCGGCAGTCTCAGCCCCCGCATGTCCATCGACGAGATCGTCGGCGAAGGCCTCGGCATCCATGAGCCGAAACTGTCACGCGACGAGCGCGACGCCCGCGTGACAGGGGCACTGGATGAGGTCGGACTCGACCCCGACACCCGGTTCCGCTACCCGCACGAGTTTTCCGGCGGCCAGCGCCAGCGCATCGCCATCGCGCGGGCCATGGTACTGAAGCCGAAATTCGTCATGCTGGACGAACCGACCTCGGCACTGGACATGAGCGTCCAGGCCCAGGTGGTGGACCTGCTGCGCGACCTGCAACGCAAGCACGACCTCGCCTACCTGTTCATCAGCCACGACCTGAAAGTGGTGCGCGCGCTGGCCAACGAGGTCATGGTCATGCGCAACGGCAAGGTCGTCGAGGCCGGGCGGGCGGAAGAGATTTTCGACAACCCGAAGACCGACTATACCAAGGCTCTCATGGCCGCCGCCTTCGACATAGAGGTGGCCCCGGCCGGCATCGTGAACGAGTAGACCCATGGCAAAAGGCACCATCCTGCTGTCCGTCACCGGCTTCGATCCCGCGACATGGTGCGCCGAACTCGAAAAGGCGGCACCCGACCGAAAGGTGGTCACGGAACCCGCAGGAGCGAACGACCCGGACATCGAGTATGCCGTCGTGTGGAAACAGCGGCGCGGCGTGCTCAACGGTCTCCCGAACCTGAAGGCGATCTTTTCCATCGGCGCGGGCGTCGACCACATCTTCGCGGAGGACGAACTGCCCGACGTACCGATCGTGCGGGCGATCGCCGACGACCTGACCGAGCGGATGAGCGAATATGTCGCCTGGCAGGTGCTGGACCACCATCGCAAGGGCCCGCTGTACCGCGAACAGCAGGCACGGCGCCTGTGGCACGAGGACATCATGCAGCCGGCGGCACGGGACGTGACCGTCGGCATTCTCGGCTACGGCACACTCGGACGCGATGCCGGCAGGAAGCTGCGCACACTGGGCTTCGAGGTGGTCGGCTGGAGCCGGAGGGAGAAGACA
This portion of the Oricola thermophila genome encodes:
- a CDS encoding extracellular solute-binding protein → MRPDRRRFLILSGGLTVSAAFPALPRAENPSGIELHGLSAFGDLKYPRGFSHFDYASPEAPDGGTFNFQPGYWYFNQNVQTFNTLNSFVRRGDAPPRMEYCFDALTVSAWDEPDAVYCHLAESVTISDDRNRFTFRLRPEARWHDGSPVTAHDVAFSYETLKAQGNPELSLPLSVLKEAVAEDEETVTLVFDGTQSAQAILAIAGYPVLNERWYANRPFDAATLEPPLGSGPYRVGKFSAGSYIEYERVDDYWAKDLGTARGLDHFRTIRIEFYKERQAAFEAFKKGAITWRQEFTSKSWATEYGFPAVQDGRVVQRLFPRETRPSMQALAPNQRRAQFRDRRVRDAIALCFDFDWTNKNLFHGAYEKSHSLFAGSDYETSGPPDTDELALIGKLSAEHAIPEGIEGDAYREPPSDGSGRDRRRLRAAIGLLDAAGWKNDGGVLRNSDGETLDAEILIRSSVFERIYNPWVETMRALGINASLRLVDPAQFQERTNSFDFDIAGFALSWTATPTRSGLEGVLGSKAAQEEGSKNWTGTADPLIDAIIAEVGAARTRAEHRTAMRVLDRVLRLRRDWIPNWTSANHRVAYWDMYGFKEPKPDYFWPVERLWWTDRAKAEALGKA
- a CDS encoding microcin C ABC transporter permease YejB, which encodes MGAYILRRLLLMIPTILGIMAISFTVIQFAPGGPVEQVIAQLTGQGGDATDRITGGSGDFGAQEEFGSDLASGNEISSKYRGAQGLDPKFIAELEKQFGFDKPPLERFGLMLWDYLRFDFGESFFRHISVIDLIKEKMPVSISLGLWITLISYGISIPLGIRKAVRDGSAFDVWTSGVIIVAYAIPGFLFAIMLIVLFAGGSFLDWFPLRGLTSDNWSELSWPMRIVDYFWHLALPLTAMVLSAFATSTLLTKNSFLDEIRKQYVVTARAKGLNERQVLYGHVFRNAMLIIIAGFPGAFISSFFTGSLLIETIFSLDGLGLLGFQSVINRDYPVVFATLYIFSLMGLLVGLLSDLIYTWVDPRIDFERRDV
- a CDS encoding ABC transporter permease — translated: MEQTAALTARSGPKPRRRPFLSPLNQRRWQNFKANRRGYWSLWIFLALFILSLFAEFIANDRPILVSYKGQYLTPIFKTYSERVLFPDDPLALPRIDFTDSFIQEEIAANGGWMIWPPIRYSYRTVNKEVPTSAPSKPAFLFDSREELCVRYPKGADDPNCTWGNFNWLGTDDQARDVLARLIYGFRISVLFGLILTALSAVIGVTFGAIQGFFGGWTDLIGQRIIEIWSSMPVLYLLLIIAAILPPGFWILLGIMLLFSWVSFVGIVRAEFLRARNFEYVNAARALGVPNRTLMFRHLLPNAMVATLTFLPFILNGSITTLTSLDFLGFGLPPGSASLGELILQGKNNLQAPWLGFASFIVISVMLSLLIFIGEATRDAFDPRKTFA
- a CDS encoding ABC transporter ATP-binding protein, whose amino-acid sequence is MTNPPLLSVRDLSVAFTQGGETTTAVDRISFDIADGETVALVGESGSGKSVSALSVLKLLQYPAASHPSGEILFEGKDLLSATENELRKVRGNDIAMIFQEPMTSLNPLHTVEKQIGETLRLHGARDVEIPSRTLELLEQVGIRDAAKRLKAFPHQLSGGQRQRVMIAMALSNRPKLLIADEPTTALDVTVQAQILKLLDELKREEGMSMLFITHDLGIVRRIADRVCVMTEGRIVETGPTEKIFSDPQHGYTKHLLAAEPKGKPIPLNDNAETVLTGENVRVWFPIRKGLLRKTVDNVKAVDGVDVTVRKGQTLGIVGESGSGKTTLGLALTRMIASQGRIDFGGREISTYSFEAMRPLRREIQIVFQDPFGSLSPRMSIDEIVGEGLGIHEPKLSRDERDARVTGALDEVGLDPDTRFRYPHEFSGGQRQRIAIARAMVLKPKFVMLDEPTSALDMSVQAQVVDLLRDLQRKHDLAYLFISHDLKVVRALANEVMVMRNGKVVEAGRAEEIFDNPKTDYTKALMAAAFDIEVAPAGIVNE
- a CDS encoding 2-hydroxyacid dehydrogenase, translating into MAKGTILLSVTGFDPATWCAELEKAAPDRKVVTEPAGANDPDIEYAVVWKQRRGVLNGLPNLKAIFSIGAGVDHIFAEDELPDVPIVRAIADDLTERMSEYVAWQVLDHHRKGPLYREQQARRLWHEDIMQPAARDVTVGILGYGTLGRDAGRKLRTLGFEVVGWSRREKTGEKIDVFTGDNGLNQFLAVADIVVCLLPLTPATRGILSARLFDRMKRRGPLGAPILINAGRGGLQKEADIIAALEDGRLGAVSLDVFETEPLPEDSRLWNHPRVTITPHAAATSMPHALVPPMIEQMEAHDRGEPLRNVVDREAGY